A region of Muntiacus reevesi chromosome 11, mMunRee1.1, whole genome shotgun sequence DNA encodes the following proteins:
- the AMER2 gene encoding APC membrane recruitment protein 2 has protein sequence METGGRGAAVSGGRAAAGGCGRKARAAAGTLAVEMDLHCDRAAEPPASEPPSGKINKAAFKLFKKRKPGGAMPSIFGVKHKGDGKGAGPAGLVRSRTHDGLAEALALEGGRREEPRAGGGDGARPGPAAPRAAPGGAGPAAGGSVAKSHSFFSLLRKNGRPESGGAEQADAGKAGGRQKRGLRGLLGGVRWRRKDRRPQDAAPAGRAGAPGGLARPGSLTASLECVKEEAPAAARQPEPAGEPAAGEPAGCGDIIADPEDEAGPGCAKHAPGPGQPGPATKPPGVVAYQGGGEEMASPAEADDSYLQEFWDMLSQTEDRGEGPQGGAAPAAAAASDAQVAPETPKEARCAEVTKDASSVKRRRLHRVPTELPPKEEPKHPDKEPQEGVPNSDEGYWDSPTPRPEEDGGARKTGLPRDSDSGDALHELCAAEPDGSPAALPAAPAASEETSCSSRLKPVSPVTITCPLRTPGSLLKDSKIPVSIKHLANLPSSHPVVHQPPARSELPRTKIPVSKVLVRRVSSRGLAGTTLRAAACHDSAKKL, from the exons ATGGAGACGGGCGGGCGCGGCGCGGCTGTCAGCGGCGGGCGCGCGGCCGCGGGGGGCTGCGGGAGGAAGGCGCGGGCCGCGGCCGGGACCCTCGCGGTAGAGATGGACTTGCATTGTGATCGCGCCGCCGAGCCGCCGGCCTCCGAGCCGCCGTCGGGGAAGATCAACAAGGCCGCCTTCAAACTGTTCAAGAAGAGGAAGCCGGGCGGCGCGATGCCCAGCATCTTCGGGGTCAAACACAAAGGGGACGGCAAGGGCGCGGGGCCGGCGGGGCTGGTGCGCAGCCGGACGCACGACGGGCTGGCCGAGGCTCTGGCGCTGGAGGGCGGCCGCCGCGAGGAGCCGCGCGCGGGCGGCGGGGACGGGGCGCGGCCGGGCCCCGCGGCCCCCCGGGCGGCCCCGGGAGGCGCGGGCCCGGCGGCCGGCGGCTCGGTGGCCAAGTCGCACAGCTTCTTCTCGCTCCTGCGGAAGAACGGGCGGCCCGAGAGCGGCGGGGCGGAGCAGGCCGACGCGGGCAAGGCCGGTGGCAGACAAAAGCGGGGGCTGCGGGGGCTCCTGGGCGGCGTGCGCTGGCGCAGGAAGGACCGGCGGCCCCAGGACGCGGCGCCGGCGGGGCGCGCGGGGGCCCCGGGCGGCCTGGCGCGGCCAGGCTCGCTCACCGCCAGCCTGGAGTGCGTCAAGGAGGAGGCGCCCGCGGCCGCGCGCCAGCCGGAGCCAGCAGGTGAGCCCGCGGCGGGGGAGCCGG CAGGCTGCGGAGATATTATCGCAGACCCCGAGGACGAGGCCGGGCCCGGCTGTGCCAAGCACGCCCCCGGGCCGGGCCAGCCGGGCCCCGCCACAAAGCCGCCGGGCGTGGTGGCCTACCAGGGAGGCGGGGAGGAGATGGCGAGCCCGGCCGAGGCGGACGACTCGTACCTGCAGGAGTTCTGGGACATGCTGTCCCAGACCGAGGACCGGGGAGAGGGGCCCCAGGGAGGAGCggccccggcggcggcggcggcgtccGACGCGCAGGTGGCTCCCGAGACCCCCAAAGAAGCCAGGTGTGCGGAGGTGACCAAGGACGCGTCCTCGGTCAAGCGCCGGAGGCTCCACCGGGTCCCCACGGAGCTCCCCCCGAAGGAAGAACCCAAGCACCCAGACAAGGAGCCACAGGAAGGCGTCCCAAACAGCGACGAGGGCTACTgggactcccccacccccaggccggAGGAGGACGGCGGCGCGAGGAAGACGGGCCTCCCCCGGGACAGCGACAGTGGCGACGCACTCCACGAGCTCTGCGCCGCCGAGCCGGATGGAAGCCCTGCGGCCCTGCCCGCCGCCCCGGCCGCCAGCGAGGAGACGTCCTGCTCTTCCCGGTTAAAGCCTGTGTCTCCGGTCACCATCACCTGCCCGCTGCGAACGCCGGGGAGCCTGCTGAAGGACTCCAAGATCCCCGTCAGCATCAAGCATCTGGCGAACCTGCCATCCAGCCACCCCGTGGTGCACCAGCCACCAGCCAGGAGCGAGCTGCCCAGAACCAAAATCCCGGTGTCCAAGGTGCTGGTCCGCCGGGTCAGCAGCCGGGGCTTGGCTGGGACCACCCTCCGGGCCGCGGCGTGCCACGATAGTGCCAAAAAGTTGTGA